TCTCGCGCTGGACCCGACGGACCCCGCGGGCGGTCGCTCATCGTCGGCGGGCCGGTTCCGCGGACGTATGCGACGGCTGTAGCGGGATCGACGAGGAACTGGAGGACGAACGCGATGAACACGGGTTCGATACACGTCGACGAGACGCTGGCGCGCTACTCCGATCTGTTGTTCGGCACGGCGATCACCGTTTATGTACTCGCGATGATCCTGTTCCTCGCCGCGCTGGCCGGAGCGCGCAGCCGGAAGCTGGCGGCGGCGGAACTCGTCACCGCGGGTGGTTCGACGGTCGCCGTCGACGACCGCTCGCCGGGCCGGATCAGTGAGTCCCGGCCGCGCCGCAGTCTGGGGGAGCGGCTCGGCAACATGGCCTACCCGGTCGTCATCGTCGGTCTCATCGCACATGTCGCCTCGATCGTGTTGCGCGGCATGGCCACCGGCCGTGCGCCGTGGGGCAACATGTACGAGTTCATCTCGCTGACCTGCGCCGCATGCGTCATCGCCGGACTCGTCGTCCTGCGCAAGCCCGAACACCGCCCGTTGCTGTCGTTCGTCCTGCTGCCCGTCGCGTTGTTGATGTTCATCGGCGGCCGCTGGCTGTACACGCAGGCCGCGCCGGTGGTGCCCGCGCTCAAGTCGTACTGGCTGGCCATCCACGTCTCGATCATCTCGGTGTCGTCGGGCGTGCTGCTGGTGTCCGGTGTCGCAAGCCTGCTGTACCTGGTCAAGATGCGCTGGGGACGCCCGGAGTCCGACGATGCGGCTGCCGCCGGCAAGGGTTTCGTCGCGGGTGTCCGTCGCGTCGTCGACCGGATTCCGCACGCCGAGACGCTCGACCGCCTCGCCTACAAGTGCGTCGTGTTCGGTTTCCCGCTGTTCGGGCTGGGCGTCATCTGCGGTGCCATCTGGGCCGAGTCCGCGTGGGGCCGATTCTGGGGCTGGGACCCCAAGGAGACGGTGTCGTTCATCGCCTGGGTCATCTACGCCGCGTACCTGCACGCCCGCGCGACCGCGGGGTGGCGCAACAACGCCGCCGCGTGGATCAACGTCGCCGGATTCGTGGCGCTGCTCTTCAACCTGTTCATCATCAACCTGGTGGTGTCCGGGCTGCACTCGTACGCCGGACTCTGAGCCGGTCCCTGCGGAGCCGAGCGGTCAGGTTTCGCTCGTGCCCTGGTCAGGCGGTGCATTCTTGTTCTCCAACGCCTGCGCCTTGACCACCTTCAGCAGGTCGATCAGGACGTCGATGGTGTCCGGGCAGATGGCGCGCACGTCGATGCCGGAGAGATGAGTACCCGTGGTGGCCAGCATCTGCACGTAGTCGCGCTGCTGTCGTACGCGGTCGAGATCCTCGTCGGGGTTGGCGAGGAAGTAGGTGACGCTGACCTCGAACGCGCGCGCGATGGCCTCGACCGTCCGGAACGACGGCGTCCGGGCCTTACCGGTACGCAACTGTGAGATGTAGGCATCCGAGAGCGAGTACCCGAGCTCGTTCGCTCGTTCGGCGATCTTCTTGCCGGTGTAGGGCAGGCCGTTCTCGTCTCGGGAATGCTCGAAGAGATAGCCCAGCTTCTCCGCGAAACCGGGCTCGTCTGCCGGCGCCGGGCCGACGCGTCTGTCCCCGGGTGTCAACGTCGATCATCCCCGCGTGATTCGTTGATCTCGTGCACCTTTCGCCGACCACCCAAGGGGTGGGCGCACCGCATGATGGGACGAGATTACCCTACTTGCAGGTAGGGTACGCAGGCGTAGGTCCGCGACCGGATCAGAAGCGGTCGCGGCAGAGGCGGTCGGGGCAGATCAGGCGTCGTCGCCGTCGGAACCGTTGCTGTCACGGCTGCGGCGGTCGAGATCGAGCAGGAAGTCGGGATCGTCGTCGGGTCCGACCGGACCGGACGGCTTACGCGGCGACGGTCGTTCGTCGCGCTCATCCGAGTCCGTGAGTTGGGGACCGAAGGCGCGCCACAACAGGAAACCGATCGCGGCAATGCCGATCAAGGCAAACAGAAACGTCATGGCAACCTCCCGTAAACCAGGCTACGCGAGGTTGCGGCGCTGCGGGGGCGCGCAGGGTCAGTGAGTACGACGATTCAGCAGTTCGACGACATCGGCCTCGCGGAAACGACGATGTCCGCCCGGTGTGCGGATGGAACCGAGCAGGCCGGAGCTGGCCCAGCGGGCGACAGTCTTGGGGTTCACGTTGAACATGGACGCGACCTGACCCGGGGTCAGCGTGTGCTGGCTCGCGAGGCCGGGGGTGATGAGTCCTGGGGTGGCTGTGTCGATGATGGTCACGATGTCCTCTTATCTCCGCCTGCAACGATGGAATATCGGGGGTGACTCCATGGATACACTCCGGATGCCCGGGTACTCGAACGGTCAGCAATTGGTAAAGAGAGTGCAAAGCCGTCAAATCGGGCGTCCCGATCGCGTCGATTGCGCGACTTCGCGCGCAGTACGCTGTTGGTCGTGAGTGAAGACGCCGTGACCGACCACAAACAGCCCACCGTAGGCAGCGTCGCGCTGTCGGTGGCCCTCTACACCCTCGCGCGACTGGCCCTCGTCGTCGTGGTCGCCGCGATCATCATGGGCGTCGGAGCGCTCGTCGGGGTGGAGGTGCCGCTGCTCGTGGCGGCCGTGTTCGGTGTGCTGATCGCGCTGCCGCTGGGCATGGTCATGTTCAAGTCGCTGCGCCTGCGCGTGAACGGTCAGATCGCCGCCGTCGACGCGGCCCGCAAACAGCGGCACGACGACCTGCAGTCGCGACTGCGCGGTTCGGACTGAGCGGCCGAGATGAAGCCGACCAGGATCGTCGATCACCGCGGTGACCGCACGTGGTCGGAGAACGCCGTCCGGCAGATCGACGCCGACGGACGTCGTAGCGCCGACACCCACCTGCACAAGGTGGCGTTGCCGGCGTGGTCGCGATGGACCGACGACGCGGGGCGTGACGTCGGGGTCGATCTGTACCTCAAGGACGAGAGCACCCACCCCACCGGATCACTGAAGCACCGCCTCGCGCGGTCCCTGTTCCTGTACGCCCTCTGCAACGGCTGGGTTCGCGAGGGCACCACGGTCATCGAGGCGTCGTCGGGTTCGACCGCGGTCTCGGAGGCCTACTTCGCGAAGCTGATCGGTGTCCCGTTCATCGCGGTCATGGCGTCGAGTACTTCGCCGGCCAAGACCGCGCTCATCGAACGTGAGGGTGGCCGCTGCCACTTCGTCGAGCGGGCCGGCGACGTCTACGCCGAGGCCCTGCGCCTCGAAGCCGAGCTGGGTGGCCACTTCATCGACCAGTTCACCATGGCCGAACGCGCCACCGACTGGCGTGGGAACAACAACATCGCCGAATCGATCTTCGCCCAGCTTGCCGACGAGGACAACCCGATCCCCACCTGGATCGTGGTGGGTGCCGGCACCGGCGGCACGTCCGCGACGCTCGGGCGGTACCTGCGATACCGTCGTCATCCCACCTGGCTGGCGGTGGTGGACCCGGAGAACTCGGTCTTCCTGCCCGCCTACGACACCGCCGACGGCACCCTGCGCTCCGACGTCGGTTCGCGCATCGAGGGCATCGGTCGGCCACGCGTGGAACCGTCCTTCGTCTCGCAGGTCATCGACCGCATGATCGGCGTGCCCGACGAGGCGTCGATCGCCACGGCGCGACGCTTCAGCGACCGGCTCGGTCGTCGGGTCGGCGGCTCGACCGGGACCAACCTGTGGGGTGCGCTGCAACTCGTCGGCGAGATGGTCGCCGCACGACAAGCCGGCAGTGTGGTGAGCCTGCTGTGCGACTCCGGGGATCGTTACGAGACAACCTATTTCGACGACGGCTGGATCGACGCCCAGGGGTTCGACCTGACCGAGGCCGCCGCCGTGCTCGACGAGTTCTTCGAATCGGGTCGCTGGACCGCCGCAATCTCCTGACCCGGCGCACTAAGGGTTGCCTCAGTAAGTGTGCGATACCATTCGCGTGTGCGTGATGTCGCGGGTGAACCGCTGGTCAAAGCCGTTGATCTGGTGCGCGAGTACCAGATGGGCGATCAACTCGTCCGGGCGCTCGACGGCCTGAACCTCACCCTCGACGGTGGACAGTTCGCGTCGGTTGTCGGGCCGTCCGGGGCCGGCAAGAGCACGCTGCTGCACGTGTTGGGCGCGCTCGACACCCCGACCGCGGGCACCATCAGCGTCGACGGTGTCGACCTCGGCTCCCTCGACGACGAGCAGGCGTCGGCCTTCCGGCGCCACCGTGTCGGATTCGTCTTCCAGTTCTTCAACCTGGTGCCGACGATGTCGGCGTGGGAGAACGTGGCCCTGCCCCGACTGCTCGACAGTCAGTCGTTGCGCAAGGCCAAGCCGCGGGCGATCGAGCTGCTCGAACGCGTCGGACTGGGCGCGCGGGTGGACCACCGGCCCTCCGAACTGTCGGGCGGGCAGATGCAGCGGGTGGCGATCGCGCGGTCGCTGATCATGGACCCGACCATCCTGCTGGCCGACGAGCCGACCGGGAACCTGGATTCCAAGACCGGCGACTCGGTCCTCGAACTGCTGTCGGAGGTCGCCCACGACACCCCGAACCGTCTCGTGGTGATGGTGACGCACGACCCGAACGCCGCGTCGGTCGCCGACACCACCATCACCGTGCGCGACGGGAAGATCGCGTGAGTGAATCCTCGGTGAGGACTGTGTCCGGACGACGGGCCAATCCGATCCGGTCGGTCGCGTCCGGGCTCTCCCGCATCCGGGTGCTCAATCTGCGAGAGATCCGCACCCACCGGCTGCGCGTGGCCACCTCACTGCTCGTCGTGGTGGTCGCGTCGGCACTGCTGATCTCGGTCTTGGGTCTGTACGGATCGCTGACCGAGTCGGTGCGTCAGGTCAACGCCGCGATCACCGGCACCGCGCAGGTGGAGGTCGCGGCGATCGCCGACTCCGGCATCGACGCGGGGCTGGCCGGCGAGATCCGCGGCGACGTCCCGGACGCCAAGGCCGTGGTGCCGCTGATCCGCGACTCCGTGGTCGTCGACGACCGCAACGTCGCGTTGCTGGGTTCCGACTTCCGCGTCACCGCGCTGTCCGGTGAACTGCAGCAAGCGGTGTCGCAGGAGCAGCAGGGGTCGCAGGGGATCGATCAGCGCGATCTCGAGGACGGCATCATCGTCGGCGCCGGGACCGGTCTGCGCAAGGATCAGCGGCTGACGATCAACGGCGTCCCGGTGCGCGTGATCTCGGTGATCGACGGCGACCAGGGGGCGGTCCTCAACAAGGGCAACTTCGTCTTCGCCTATCTCGGACTCGCGCAACGCCTCACGTCGCGGGAGGACAAGGTCGACTCGATCCTCATCGTCGCGAAACCGGGTGTCGACATCCCGGCGCTGAAGTCCGACGTCTCGCGCGTCGTCGACGGTCGTGCCACGGTGGTGGATCCGGATTTCCGCGCCAAACAGGCTGAGGTGGCCAGTTCGGTGACCCGGGACGCCACCCTGCTCGTGTCGCTCATCTCGCTGGTGATCGCCGGCTTCCTGGTGTTCAACACGATGAACATGGCGGTCGCCTCACGTCGACAGTCCCTGGCGATGATGCGTGCACTCGGTGCCCGACGCGGTCACCTCGTCGGCGATCTGCTGGGCGAGTCGGCATTGTTCGGTCTCGTCGGCGGGTTGATCGGTGTACCGATCGGCATCCTGGCGGGGCGGTGGGCGATCAGCCGGATTCCCGAGGCCAACACGGGTTCGCTGGCCACCGCGGTCAGCTATCACCTGCCGATCTACGCACCGGTGATCGCGATCGCCGCCTGCGTCGTCGCGTGTGTGGCGGCGACGTCACTGGCCGCGAGGTCGGTGTTCGCGGTGTCGCCGGTGGAGGCGATGATCGCCGGTGAGGTCGACGACAGTTCGACGAAACCCGGACGTGCCGTGTGGATCTCCGGGATCGTCGGTGTCGGGCTGCTGATCGCGTCGTGGTTCGTGGCGACCACCGTGCCCGGCCGTCCCGCCATTCTCGCGGGCGCCGTCTACGCTGTCGGCGCTCTGCTGCTCTGTTACGCGTTGACGAGACAACTCGTGGCGCTGGTCGTGCGCCTGACGCGCCGATTCCGCGGGCCCGGGCAGCTCGCGGCCGTGAACACCGAACGCGCGCCCCGCCGCGCCTGGGCAACGCTGATGACCGTGGCGGTCGCGGTGGCGGTCGGCATGGGTACCTCCGGTGCCCTCGACAACCTGGTCGGATCGATCTCCAATTCCCTTGACGGCCTGGCAGACCCGGACTTCTACATGTCGTCCGACCCCGGGGGCGGTCTACCTACCGGACCGCCGATGTCCGCCGAGATCACGTCCGAGGTGGAGAAGGTACCCGGGGTGACGCAGGTCGTCGGCGCCCAGTGGGCGAGCCTGAACGTCGGCGAGGCCGCGGTCTATGTGCAGGGTCTCGAGCCCGGCTCACTGGCTCCGTTCGTGAAGAAGGCGAGTCCGGAAGGGCTGCAGCGGGTGCTGGCCGGCGACGGCATCCTGCTGTCGAACGTGCTGGCCCGGACCCTCGACGTGCAGACCGGTGACACGCTGCGGTTGGCGACGCCCAGCGGCTATCGCGAGGTGCCTGTCGTCGAGATCGTCAACTACATCTCGATGGGCTCGGGTACGGCCGCGATGTCGAACTCCGTGCTCTCTGACTGGTTCGATCGTCCCTACGACACCTACCTCCAGATCTCCACCGATCCGAACGCCGACCAGAACCGGATCCGGGAACGACTCGAGGCGGTCGCCGCGGCCAACCCGTCGACCGACGGCAAGGCGGTCTCCGTGGAGACCGGCGCAGAGGCGCTCGCGGCTGCGCAGGCGCAGGCGCAGCAGGCCGGCGCGTTCACCATCGCCATCCAGTGGATCGTGGCGCTCGCGGCCGCGGTTGCGCTGCTGAACACCCTGTTGCTGTCGGTGATCGAGCGTCGGCGCGAGATCGGCGTGCTCCGCGCGATGGGGGCATCACGCCGGTTCGTGTCCCGGATGGTCGTCGCCGAGGCCGCCGGCGTCGCGCTCATCGGATCGGCGATCGGGCTGGTCTTGGGCGGCGCCCTGCACTTCCTCTCCGACAAGATCCTGTCCGCGACGACGTCGATCGAGATCGCGTACTCGCCCCGCCCGACGACCTTGCTGTTCGTCGGCGTGGCGTGTGCCCTGTGTGTCGTCGGCGCGCTGGTCCCGGCCCTGCGCGCGTCCCGGATGAACATCAGTGAGTCGATCCTGAACGAGTAGCTCGGCGGGACCTGCCGTGAGCGTCACCGCTGGTGTGTGGTTGTCTGGATTATCCAGTTGTGCACCCACCAGCGGTGATCCTTAGGTCGGGCCGACAGGCGCCGCGGCCTTCCGCTTCCGCTGACGGGGCCAGAGGTGACGGCCTTCTCGGACGATCGTGAGCACCTGTTTCTCGGCGGCCTCCCAATCCGTGGTCACCGTGGCGTAGGTGAATCGCAGTGTGATGTAGCCCAATTCGGCCGCCTTGCGATCGCGGCGCCGATCCTCTTCATACTGCTCCTTGGTCCGGTGGTACTCCTCGCTGTCGACCTCGATGATGAGCCGGTCGCCGACGACGAGGTCTACGCGACCCAGCCCGGAGATCGTGACCTGAACCCGCACCTTGAGCCTCCGCGCTCGCAATCGCAGGCGGGTCATCGTCTCCGTTCCCGACTGGGCGCGCGCATCGCATTTGTCCAGCAGACGCTGCTTGGACTTCGGCGCGGACCTCATCTCGGACCGCATCTCGTCGATGGCCATCAGCCTCTGATTGGCGATCGAATCACACACGGCGACGAGTTCTTCGCCGTCGAGACATCGGACGGCATGGCGAAACGCGATGGGGACTTCGTCGATGGCTCCGTACTCGGGTTCCGGCCGGCCGTATTGTCGGCAGTAGGTGATCTTGGTCTGGGCGCGATGGGCTCGGGAATTCCCGCGCCGGTGGACCGTCGTCGACGACCCGGGCACCCACACCCGGTGGTACCGCAGCGCGGTCAGGCAGCCGACAACGCCTCCCGCGCGGACGACCTGGCAGGTGGTCGCGTCGGCGCGCTTGTCCGCGTACCAGTCGCGGCGCAGCAGTACGAGATCGCCGTCCGCGACCTGTCGGCGGATCTCTTTGCGGGTCAGCCCGCCGTCGATCAGTTCGGCG
This sequence is a window from Gordonia insulae. Protein-coding genes within it:
- the ccsB gene encoding c-type cytochrome biogenesis protein CcsB, with product MNTGSIHVDETLARYSDLLFGTAITVYVLAMILFLAALAGARSRKLAAAELVTAGGSTVAVDDRSPGRISESRPRRSLGERLGNMAYPVVIVGLIAHVASIVLRGMATGRAPWGNMYEFISLTCAACVIAGLVVLRKPEHRPLLSFVLLPVALLMFIGGRWLYTQAAPVVPALKSYWLAIHVSIISVSSGVLLVSGVASLLYLVKMRWGRPESDDAAAAGKGFVAGVRRVVDRIPHAETLDRLAYKCVVFGFPLFGLGVICGAIWAESAWGRFWGWDPKETVSFIAWVIYAAYLHARATAGWRNNAAAWINVAGFVALLFNLFIINLVVSGLHSYAGL
- the cds1 gene encoding L-cysteine desulfhydrase Cds1; its protein translation is MKPTRIVDHRGDRTWSENAVRQIDADGRRSADTHLHKVALPAWSRWTDDAGRDVGVDLYLKDESTHPTGSLKHRLARSLFLYALCNGWVREGTTVIEASSGSTAVSEAYFAKLIGVPFIAVMASSTSPAKTALIEREGGRCHFVERAGDVYAEALRLEAELGGHFIDQFTMAERATDWRGNNNIAESIFAQLADEDNPIPTWIVVGAGTGGTSATLGRYLRYRRHPTWLAVVDPENSVFLPAYDTADGTLRSDVGSRIEGIGRPRVEPSFVSQVIDRMIGVPDEASIATARRFSDRLGRRVGGSTGTNLWGALQLVGEMVAARQAGSVVSLLCDSGDRYETTYFDDGWIDAQGFDLTEAAAVLDEFFESGRWTAAIS
- a CDS encoding DUF4229 domain-containing protein; this encodes MSEDAVTDHKQPTVGSVALSVALYTLARLALVVVVAAIIMGVGALVGVEVPLLVAAVFGVLIALPLGMVMFKSLRLRVNGQIAAVDAARKQRHDDLQSRLRGSD
- a CDS encoding ABC transporter ATP-binding protein, with the protein product MGDQLVRALDGLNLTLDGGQFASVVGPSGAGKSTLLHVLGALDTPTAGTISVDGVDLGSLDDEQASAFRRHRVGFVFQFFNLVPTMSAWENVALPRLLDSQSLRKAKPRAIELLERVGLGARVDHRPSELSGGQMQRVAIARSLIMDPTILLADEPTGNLDSKTGDSVLELLSEVAHDTPNRLVVMVTHDPNAASVADTTITVRDGKIA
- a CDS encoding FtsX-like permease family protein, whose product is MSGRRANPIRSVASGLSRIRVLNLREIRTHRLRVATSLLVVVVASALLISVLGLYGSLTESVRQVNAAITGTAQVEVAAIADSGIDAGLAGEIRGDVPDAKAVVPLIRDSVVVDDRNVALLGSDFRVTALSGELQQAVSQEQQGSQGIDQRDLEDGIIVGAGTGLRKDQRLTINGVPVRVISVIDGDQGAVLNKGNFVFAYLGLAQRLTSREDKVDSILIVAKPGVDIPALKSDVSRVVDGRATVVDPDFRAKQAEVASSVTRDATLLVSLISLVIAGFLVFNTMNMAVASRRQSLAMMRALGARRGHLVGDLLGESALFGLVGGLIGVPIGILAGRWAISRIPEANTGSLATAVSYHLPIYAPVIAIAACVVACVAATSLAARSVFAVSPVEAMIAGEVDDSSTKPGRAVWISGIVGVGLLIASWFVATTVPGRPAILAGAVYAVGALLLCYALTRQLVALVVRLTRRFRGPGQLAAVNTERAPRRAWATLMTVAVAVAVGMGTSGALDNLVGSISNSLDGLADPDFYMSSDPGGGLPTGPPMSAEITSEVEKVPGVTQVVGAQWASLNVGEAAVYVQGLEPGSLAPFVKKASPEGLQRVLAGDGILLSNVLARTLDVQTGDTLRLATPSGYREVPVVEIVNYISMGSGTAAMSNSVLSDWFDRPYDTYLQISTDPNADQNRIRERLEAVAAANPSTDGKAVSVETGAEALAAAQAQAQQAGAFTIAIQWIVALAAAVALLNTLLLSVIERRREIGVLRAMGASRRFVSRMVVAEAAGVALIGSAIGLVLGGALHFLSDKILSATTSIEIAYSPRPTTLLFVGVACALCVVGALVPALRASRMNISESILNE
- a CDS encoding endonuclease domain-containing protein, encoding MKYIGVHRFAELIDGGLTRKEIRRQVADGDLVLLRRDWYADKRADATTCQVVRAGGVVGCLTALRYHRVWVPGSSTTVHRRGNSRAHRAQTKITYCRQYGRPEPEYGAIDEVPIAFRHAVRCLDGEELVAVCDSIANQRLMAIDEMRSEMRSAPKSKQRLLDKCDARAQSGTETMTRLRLRARRLKVRVQVTISGLGRVDLVVGDRLIIEVDSEEYHRTKEQYEEDRRRDRKAAELGYITLRFTYATVTTDWEAAEKQVLTIVREGRHLWPRQRKRKAAAPVGPT
- a CDS encoding helix-turn-helix domain-containing protein, which gives rise to MTPGDRRVGPAPADEPGFAEKLGYLFEHSRDENGLPYTGKKIAERANELGYSLSDAYISQLRTGKARTPSFRTVEAIARAFEVSVTYFLANPDEDLDRVRQQRDYVQMLATTGTHLSGIDVRAICPDTIDVLIDLLKVVKAQALENKNAPPDQGTSET
- a CDS encoding BldC family transcriptional regulator; translation: MTIIDTATPGLITPGLASQHTLTPGQVASMFNVNPKTVARWASSGLLGSIRTPGGHRRFREADVVELLNRRTH